The region ACTGGCATTGATAGCACCCTAATGATTTTGCAGAGCCGTCTTAAAGCTCAACCTAACCGCTCTAAAATTGCAGTCATTACTAATTACGGTGATTTACCTCTTGTGGAATGCTATGCCGGACAGTTGAATCAGGTATTCATGAATATTTTGGTAAATGCGATCGATGCACTTGAAGATGCAGAGTCCAGAAATTGCCAGCCAGGATGGCAACCCACCATAACAATTTGCACGGAATTTGTTCCTCAAGATCAACTTTCAGGTACCTCAGGCACACGCTCCTCAAGCCGTCTTCCCTTTATTCGGATTCGCATTGCAGACAATGGTCCTGGCATTCCTGCATCTGTTCAGCAACGTCTATTCGATCCCTTCTTTACAACTAAGCCAATTGGCAAAGGTACAGGGATGGGCTTGTCAATTAGCTATCAAATTGTGACTGAACGGCATGGAGGCATTCTAGAGTGCGTTTCAGAACCCGGAGAAGGAGCGGAGTTTCGGATTGAGATTCCGATTTCCCAATCTACTTCTTAATGCACTGCCCCTCTTTCCTCCTGGCTGCCTTCCTTATTTTCTGCCTGGACTCTGTTTATTGTCTGTTGGTATTTTTGGTGTTTTTGGGTGGCTCAGCAAAGGGATCGATAGTGGGTAAGGTAGTGGGGGCAGTTGGGGTTGCAAGGGGATCAGGAGTGAAGGGCTGCTCGGATAAGGGAACGTTAGCAGAGGGGACTACAGCAATTTCGATAGTTCGTTTAGCGGGGGCACAGCCCTGTACGGAGGCTTCGAGGGTGATTGTATCGTTGACGAGCGATCGCGGGGCTGTGTAAATCGACTGTGGCTCCATCGTGACGCGAGATTCAAACTGTCCGTAGGTTGATCGCCATTGGTAAATCACAGATTTCTCATCAGGATTTTCAACTGAAGCAAGAAAAATACGCTTTTCGCCTGCTGGGACTACGATAGGTAAACCTTTCGGTGCTTGAATTTTTTTGGGAGGTTGCCCTGGTTGGCTACTGGGCTTGAGGACCGTAACATTAACGAGGAGTGTGGTGCAGGTGTTGGTAGGTGGCTGAACTTTGGACAGCGGTTGGATAATTAAATCCCAGGTTCCGTACATCCCAATCCCCACAACCACTAGTGGAAAAACGTAGCGGTTGAGTTGGTCTATCCAGGTTTGCCGTTTGGTCATGGGTGACTGTAAAAATGGGACTGCTTCTATTCTTCACCGCTCTGCCCATTTCTGCCTTATCCTTTCAGCATGTCTCATCATCTCTTTAACCGATGATGAAAACTATTAGTGTTATTAGTTAGTCATTAGTCGCTTGCTTACAAAGTAAGCCGCTGCTAATCCTAGATTTGGGCGAGGAGGGTTGGGGCGGTGAGGGCAAAACAGTTGCACATGTTACGCAGAGGTTTTCTTAGGGAAATTCTGGTCATCTAGCTGGATGTAGTTCAGACAGGCAAGTTGGCACGGGGATCAAAGGTTTCAAGCTGGCGCAGTTTTTCGTAAAGTTCTCGTTCTTGTTCAGAGAGTTCTTTGGGAATGACAATCTGGATTTCGACAATCTGGTCACCGCGATCGCCATTAATGGGATAACCTTTATTAGCCAAGCGTAATCGCTGACCAGAGCGTACTCCGGGCGGAATTGACATTTTCACCAGTCCATCCAGCGTTGGTACTTCAATGGAACCACCCAATACTGCTTCGCTGGGTGTGATGGGCAACTGGCAAAAAATATCGGAGCCTTCCAGCTTAAAGAATGGATGGGGAGCAACATCAATTTTCAAGTAAAGGTCGCCACCTGAAACACCCTGTCCCTTCAAGCGGACTCGTTGCCCAGTGACCATACCAGACGGCATATTCACTTCCAGTGATCGCCCATCTTCCAGCCGAATACGTTCCCGACCACCCAGGTAAGCCCGATCCAAAGGAACGGTTAAGCGAGCTTCTGCATCGCGGGGCTTAGTGCGGGGAACAGTGTAAGTGGTTTTAGTAGTGCCAGGACGAAAGGGTTCCTGAGCCGTACCAGCAGTGGATACGCCTTCCCGACGATTCAGCAATTGATCGACGAAGCTATTAAAATCGCTGAATTCGCCAAAATTGAAATCATCGGTTGCGCGATCGCTGCCGCGTCCGTTCCAACTGCGACCCACTGGCGATCGTCCACCCGTTTGAAAGCCCGGACGATTCCAATATCGTCCAAACTGGTCGTACTGTGTACGCTTACTCGGATCTGATAGCACTTCATAAGCTTCGTTGATCGATTTGAAGCGCTCTTCAGCCTCTTTGTTACCCGGGTTTAAGTCTGGATGGTACTGCCGAGCCAATTTTCGGAAGGACTTTTTGACTTCCTCTGCGGTAGCGTCTTTATTGACTCCTAAGATGTCGTAGTAATTCCGAAAGTTTTGCATAGAGACAGAAGTCAAAAAAAGGGAGTCAGGAGGTAGAAGAGAAGTTCAGGAGGGTAAAGGCGGGTAGTATTTAATCTTCCCAATCCAGCTCATGCGCTATTCATCTCTCCTACAACAATGATCAAAGCCATTCATCGTCGTCATCCCAGTTGTCTTGATACAGATTAGGGCGGGAATTTTGGGGAGGACGAGCAGAGGATGAGCGATTGGCACGACCACGAATGTCGCGGCTGGGTGACTGAGCACCAGAGGAAGAGCGATCGCTATCATAATACCGATCCTCCCGATTGCGACTAGTCAGTCGGCTATCCTGATTGTCCCGGTTGCTGTATCGACCCTCACTGCGAGATGAACCGTAGCTGTCTCGACTATTGGGTTCACGGCTACTATAGCTAGCTCGACTGCCATAACTATCCCGGCTATCGTAGCTATCCCGTGAGCTATAGCTATCCTGACTGTTGTAAGGTTCGCGATTACCGTCGGTGTCCCGTGAACTGTAGCGATCGCGGTTACTGTAGCTATCTCGATTATTGTAAGAATCACGGCTACCGTAACTATCTCGAGCGTTGGTATCGCGAGATTCGTAGCGATCACGGTTATCCCATTGGTCATCCTTCCAGCGGTCAGAACTGCTGCGAGACGACCCATAACCATAGTTAGTGTTGCTACTGCCATACCGACTGCTGCCATAGTTACTATTGGCGTAGCCACTGCTGCTGCTATAACCACTACTCCCGTAGCCGCTACTGCTGCCATAGCCACCATAACTGCGGCGATCGTCGTAATCGTAGTAATCATCGTCATCGTCAGTAAAGAAGCTCTTGATTGCACCCAGCAGGCTATCAGCTTCTTCCTCTTCTTTATTGCGCTGATACACTTCCCGAGTCAGGTCGGATAGAGCATCTTGCAGATCAGCTTGATAGCGATCAATCCCTCGTTCATCATTCTCTGCTAATGCCGTTTTCAGCTTTTGAGAAGCGGCTTCAATGCGACTACGATAACTGCTAACAAACTGCATACCAAAATCCAGAGTTGCTTCGCGCAGTTGCCGTTCAGCCTTGAGAATCAAGGATTCAGAATCATTGCGCTTCTGGACTTTCTCTTTCTTGAGGCGATCAGCTTCAGCAGCTTCTTGAGCATCGCGAATCATCCGGTTCACCTCGTCTTCGCTCAGGGTAGAAGCTCCCTGAATCGTGATGCTCTGTTCTCGGCCAGTAGTGCGATCCATAGCGGTGACTTGCAAAATGCCGTTTGCATCAATGTCAAATGCCACCTGAATCTGGGGAATACCGCGAGGTGCTGGTGGAATGCCAGTGAGTTTGAAGCGACCGAGAGATTTATTGCCCGATGCCATTTCTCGCTCACCTTGAAGTACGTGGATTTCAACAAGAGTTTGATTATCTTCTCCTGTCGAAAAAATATCCGATCGTCGCACAGGAATCGTCGTGTTGCGGGGAATCAATTTTTTCATCAAGCCACCGATCGTTTCTAAGCCCAGTGACAGTGGAGTTACATCCAGCAACAAAATATCTTTGACTTCGCCACCCAAAATTCCAGCTTGAATCGCCGCCCCCACTGCTACCACTTCATCCGGGTTCACATTCTGATTAGGTTCCCGGTCAATAAAACTGCGAACCAGTTGTTGCACGATGGGAATGCGGGTAGAGCCACCCACGAGTACTACTTCATCGATTTGGGCAGGATTAAGCCCAGCATCGCGCATTGCCTGTCGTACTGGACCGCGCAGCCGAGTTAGTAAATCCCCACATAGCCCTTCAAATTCAGCACGGGTCAGGCGAGTTTCGATGTGTTTGGGTCCGTCTTCAGTGGCTGTAATGAAGGGTAAGTTGATTTCAGTAACAGTCACTCCAGAAAGCTCGATTTTGGCTTTTTCTGCTGCTTCGGTTAGTCGTTGCAGAGATTGGCGATCGCGCCGCAAATCCACCCCTTCCTTCTCTAAAAATTGCTCTGCCAGCCAATCCACAATCTTTTTGTCGAAATCATTGCCGCCCAGTTGCGTATCACCTGCGGTAGCTTTGACCTCAAACACACCCTCACCCACTTCCAAAATTGAGACATCAAATGTGCCACCGCCCAGATCAAACACCAGAATGGTTTGGCTATCGCGCCGTTCTAAGCCGTAGGCAAGCGAGGCGGCTGTGGGTTCGTTCAAAATCCGCTTCACTTCCAATCCAGCAATCCGCCCAGCATCACGGGTTGCCTGCCGCTGCGAGTCGTTAAAGTAAGCCGGAACAGTAATAACAGCACCAGTGACGGGTTCTCCCAGGTAACGGCTAGCTTCTTCTGCCAGCTTTTTCAAAATCATCGCCGCCAATTCTTCCGGTGCAAACTCTCGTTGTAGCCGAGGACATTTAATTAGAATGTTGCCGTTCTCGCTTTTGCGGATGGTATAGGGCACTCGCTTCGACTCTGGCGTGAGTTCGGTGTATTTGCGCCCAATAAAACGCTTGATGCCGAAAAAAGTGTTCTGCGGGTCGAGCACTGCCTGACGACGCGCCAGTTGTCCTACCATGCGTTCACCGTCTTTGCTAAACCCAACGACGGAGGGAGTCGTCCGCATTCCCTCTGCATTTGCTATGACGACGGGTTTTCCACCCTCCATCACAGCAACCACTGAGTTTGTAGTACCCAAGTCTATGCCGACGACTCTTCCCATTCGCGTTTGTTCTCCCCTACTCTGCCCGACTAACGCAGATTTTTGCATCCATTGTATCGTGTCAATGAAATGTGTCTTGGCGATCGCATAAGGTCAACCAAGCCTTTGAATCGATAGCTTCAACTTAGCAATCCAACTCAGCAGTTGTTGAGAACGGAGAGAGAGGGATTCGAACCCTCGTTACAGTTACCCGTAAACAGCATTTCCAGTGCTGCGCCTTCAACCACTCGGCCATCTCTCCAAAAAGAGTTGCGCTGCATGAACAGCCACAGGATGATTATATTAGCAGAACTTCGTGTTACCCAGGTATCCAAAATTAGAATTCATGACTCGCTTTTACACCGTTCATATTCGCGATCGCCGCATTAACCAGACTTACACAATTCAAGCTCCAGAAGACCGCTATATTCTTCACACTGCTGAAAATCAAGGTGCGGATCTCCCCTTCGCTTGTCGCAATGGAGCCTGTACAACTTGTGCCGTGCGGGTGCTATCTGGAGAACTATATCAACCCGAAGCCATGGGGCTTTCCCCTGACTTGCAACGACAGGGATATGCTCTCTTGTGCGTCAGCTATGCCCGCTCTGATTTGGAAGTAGAAACCCAGGATGAAGACGAAGTTTATGAGCTGCAATTTGGGCAATATTTTGGCAAGGGTAAGGTAAGGAGAGGGTTACCGTTGGATGAGGATTAGGGATACTACCCACGCCCATCCAAGAATTGCTATATGCTGAATCTGGTTTGCTGAAGCTAGACTCAATCCTCAAAAAAGCATTGTTGTAATGATGCAGGGTGTATAGATGCTTCGCCGAGTCTTTGAGTGGGCTTAACTTGACAAAATTTATTCTGATTTCTAATTCCTTCTTGGCTTTTCTCCTTTTTCCCAAAAATGGCTGTTAACACCAACCAACTTCAAAACTTTCTCGACATTGCGACGGAAGCAGCTTATCTGGCAGGTGCTGTGCTACAAGACTACGCCGATAATCTGGAGCAGGTGCAGGAAAAAGGACGACCAGGTGATCTAGTTACTGAGGCTGACAAGGCTGCTGAAGCAACTATCCTGAATGTGCTGCATCGTTACTTGCCGGATCATGCGATCTTGGCAGAGGAATCTGGACAGATCGGCGATCGCAGCAGTTCCTTTCTCTGGGCAATCGATCCCCTCGATGGCACCACCAACTACGCTCATCGGTATCCCATTTCTGCAGTATCTATTGGCTTGATGATCGAAGGGATCCCACAAGTAGGGGTCATTTATGATCCATTTCGGCAAGAGCTATTTCAGGCGGCATCTGGGATGGGGGCAATCTGCAATCAACAACCGATTCAAGTCTCTTCAACGAGTGAACTCCAGAAAAGTTTGCTAGTGACTGGCTTTGCGTATGATCGCCATCAAACAGTCGATAATAACTATGCAGAGTTTTGCTATCTTACCCATCTGACTCAGGGCGTGAGGCGTAGTGGCTCTGCTGCCATGGATCTTGCCTATGTGGCATGTGGACGGTTAGATGGTTACTGGGAACGTGGGCTTTCCCCCTGGGATGTGACAGCAGGTGTGGTGATTTTGCAGGAAGCAGGGGGGGTCGTTACAGCTTACGACAGCAGTCCGTTTCAACTGAAAACAGGGCGAATTCTGGCAACCAATGGGCAGATTCACGCAAGTTTGAGTCGTGCCTTGCAGAATGTTCCACCAATTGAGGTTTGGGCAGACCGCGATCGCTTTAGTAAACTGTGCTAGCGCAGACTATAAGTGGTCAGATTACACTAGAGAGAACTCAACGGCAGTCAGGCGAGTATCACAATGTCTTTTCAAATTGATCGAGGGCTATTTCAGTTTGATTTTGTTGATCAGCACGCGGTTTTGGGAGTGCCCATTGATGCAGACACTCAAACCATCCGTAAGCGCTACCTCAAAATTGCTCGCCGACTGCATCCCGACAGTTGTGCTTCAGAAAGTGAGGATGACAAACAGCGTGCAAGCGAATTCTTGTCCAAACTTGTTAACCCCGCATGGGAAAAGCTTTCTCAAGAAAAAGAGCGAGTGGAGTACGATTTAGTTGTAAAGCTTAAAGCACAACAGGCAACCAAACAGGGTGGAATTGAACTTGGCAACCTAGGAAAAGAACTGTCCAGTGCCAGCAATCCTGATCATTTTTACCGGGCTTCCTTAAAAAACCTAGCAGAAAAGCAATTTGAGCATTTAGACCAGACTCTGGAAATCATTGGGCAGATTAGCGAACTGAATATGGTCTACCTCATGCGCAAAGAAGGACAGCCAGTCTTCACCACCAGGGATACAAAGAAGACGATTTACACCGGAAGCAATATTCCGGACTCCTCCCAGTCTTTCACTCCAACTCCTGCTAAAAGACCAGTGCAAACTTCGCCTCGCCGAGAGTCAGTTACTGAGCAGTACTATCGCCGAGCTGAAGGCTATGCTGCTAAAAATAATTTTGCTCAAGCAGTTTTGGAACTGCGCGATGCACTTCAGCTTGAACCCAAGAATAGTCGCTGTCATGCTTTGCTAGGGACAGTCTATTTACGACAGAATCAAGCCACTATGGCAAGAATTCATTTTGATAAAGCCCTCGAAACCGATCCTCAAAATGCAATGGCGATCGAGGGAAAGCAGAAACTGGAGCTATTACAGCAAAAAGCAACGGGGAAATCAGCAGGTACTGCTCAAGGAGCCAAAACCAGTGCAAAAGCCCCTGCACAAAAGCCTAGCCCGAAGTCGAACAAACCAGACGATAAGTCGGGCGGGGGACTGTTTGGTCTATTTGGTGGGAAGAAAAAGTAATGGTGTATCAGCCTCCGGTTGGAGCCAGGGATTTGTTACCCTTGGATGTCGCCCAAAAGCGTTGGATTGAGGATCGGCTGCAGCAAGTCTTTCATCGGTGGGGGTATCACCGGATTATCACGTCTACCCTGGAACGGCTTGATACCTTGATGGCAGGAGGTGCGGTTCAGCGTTCTACGGTTTTACAACTGCAAGAGAACGAAGAGGAGTTGGGGTTGCGCCCAGAGTTAACAGCGTCGATCGCCCGAACAGTGGTCACTCGCATGGCAGGAGCCACCCACCCCCTACGGCTTTATTACAACGCCAATGTGTTTCGTCGTGCCCAGGAAAACAGCCACAACCGTCAGCAAGAGTTTTATCAGGCTGGGGTGGAATTACTGGGTAACGGTGGATTGCTGGCAGATGCTGAAGTTTTGCTGCTGTTAGTGGATTGTTTACAAAACCTGGGCTTAAACCAGTGGTCGTTAGTTCTGGGAGAAGCGGGACTTACACGATCGCTGCTGTCAGCCTTTCCTGAAGCCCTGCAGTCTAAAATTCGCCAGGCGATCGCTCATCTTGACCGAGTCACCCTCGAGACCTTGCCTCTCTCGCCAGACTTGCGAAATCGTGCGCTGTTTCTTCTCGACCTGCGCGGTACCCCCACTGATGTTCTGCAAAAAGTTGCCCAACTCGATCTCAATCACTCCCAGCGCCAAAGCCTAGATAATCTCAAGTCCCTGGTTGATCTCTTGCAATCTGCCTCCACTTCCCCTACTTCCCCGCTCCCTTACTCACCTACGCTCCCTCTCATTCTTGACCTCAGCCTGATCCAAACCCTCGACTATTACACTGGCATTGTGTTTGAAGTTGTTAGCCAATCCCCTACTGGACTGCAAGTGCTGGGGCAGGGCGGACGGTATGACCAACTTTTGGGACTTTACGATCCGCAGGGGCAAACCTACCCTGGCATCGGCTTTGCCCTGCAAATCGAGCATTTGCATCAAGTTTTGGTTCCCACCGGACAATTACCGCCGCAAACCCCCGCAATTGATTGGTTGGTTGTTCCAGAAACTACTCAAGCCTATCCTCATGCACTTGCCTATGCCCAAAAGCTCCGGGCTGCTGCTAATCCGGTGCGAGTGGAGTTAGAGTTAGGCGATCGCACCAGATTGGAAATTTACGACTATACTCGTCATCGGCGCATTGGTAGCATTGCCTGGATTTCAACTCAGGGCGAAGCTAAAGTTGAAGCGATCAATCCTTCATAAAAAGTAGTGTAGGGTAGTAGTGTAGGGTATAAGGAAAAAATTTAAGATTGCGAAACCCCTATTCCCCAACCCCTTATCCTCTATCGAACTGTGCCTCATACAATTGTTACTGAAATTTGCGAAGGCGTTGCCGATTGTGTCGATGCTTGCCCAGTCGCTTGCATCCATCCCGGTCCTGGCAAGAATATGCAAGGCACCGATTGGTACTGGATTGATTTTTCCACCTGCATTGATTGTGGCATTTGCCTCCAGGTTTGCCCGGTTGCAGGGGCGATTGTGCCCGAAGAACGCCCTGATTTGCAGAAAACTCCCCAATAAACATTGCTATGTCTGATTTCGCGCCCATTCTTGAAGTTGAAAACGTTTTTGCTGGGTACGTCAAAGATCTAGACATTTTGCAAGGTGTTAACTTTCGGATTTATCCAGGCGAGTTGGTAGCAGTAATTGGTCCAAATGGAGCCGGAAAATCCACTCTGGCAAAAACTATTTTTGGCTTGCTGATACCGCACACGGGCAAGATTGTGTTTCAGGATGAAAACATTGTTGGGCTAAAGTCGGATGCGATCGTGCAGCGTGGAATGTGCTATGTACCGCAAATTGCCAATGTGTTTCGTTCTCTCACAGTGGAAGAAAACCTGGAGATGGGCGCGTTTGTGCTGGATGAACCGATTCAACCATTGAAAGAGGAAATCTTTTCGCGCTTTCCCAAACTGGCAGAACGGCGAAAGCAACGCGCAGGAACGCTGTCTGGTGGAGAACGGCAAATGCTGGCAATGGGTAGAGCTTTGATGCTGAAACCCAGTTTGCTGCTGCTGGATGAACCTTCGGCGGCATTGTCTCCCATTTTAGTGAACAGCGTGTTTGAGCAGATTCGAGAAATTAATCGCAGCGGAACAGCGATCGCCCTGGTAGAACAAAATGCCCGCAAAGCTCTGGAAATGGCAGATCGTGGCTATGTGTTGGAAGCAGGGAAAGATCGCTTTGAAGGACGTGGCATTGATTTATTGAATGATCCCAAAGTAGGCGAACTTTACCTGGGGGCAGCAAGAACACATTAGACTGCAGCTTATTGAGTCACCAAGCTAAAATAAGCGACTTAAACAAATCAACTTCTAATTCTCCCCATATAATTTTGTCTTGAATCAAGGGTTTCACCGAGATCATTTCTTCCGGCAAAAACTTTTTGTTAGACGCAAGTGTGTCTCGGATCAGTGTAAGTTCGTCGCCTGTTAAAACCCCATCTGCGAAGCAGAACCAGGTTTGTCCTGATGCTGGACATACTATAGAATACTTGAGCGTTTTCCTTTCTAAAGATGTCTTTAACCCTTCGGGCTGACCATTTGCAAGTAATGCGATCGCACGCTGAACAAGCCTATCCCAACGAATGTTGTGGGTTTATCCTTGGCATATTGGGGCAGCACACAGTGAAACAGGTCGTTGAAATTCGCGCTGTGGAAAATGCCTGGGATAAAGCCGCTGCGCTTGACTTACAAACTTGTGGCTTGGATGATGAACTCCCGCAATCCAAAACTCATCGTTATTGGGTTGATCCCCAAGAAACGCTAGCAGTGATGCGTGAAGCTCGGAGCCGTAATTTAGATATTATTGGGATCTATCACTCCCATCCGGATCATCCTGCGGTACCTTCCGAATGCGATCGCCAACTCGCCTGGCGGCAATACTCTTACGTCATCATCTCAGTTCAACAAGGTGCCGCTCAAGAACTGAGCAGTTGGCAACTCAGCGAAGTGCATCAGTTTCAACCTGAAGCGATCAAGCTTGCTCCCTCTCTCAATCAAGTAATGTCTACTCTCCCCATCCCCTAAACCCCCAACCCCCGTTTCTGCACTAACTCTTTATCTACCCTAATTCATCACTGCAAACACTGACTATGCTGAATCCCAACCTGGATGAAATCCAGCTCGAAAAAGAAGAATACGAACGCTATTCACGTCATTTGATCTTGCCGGAAGTGGGCTTAGAAGGTCAGAAACGGCTAAAAGCCGCCAGCGTTTTGTGCATTGGTACGGGTGGACTAGGTTCCCCATTGCTGCTGTACCTAGCTGCCGCTGGAATTGGTCGTATTGGGATCGTGGATTTCGACGTGGTTGATCGCTCTAACCTCCAGCGCCAGGTGATCCATGGCACATCCTGGGTCGGTAAACCTAAGATTGAATCTGCCAAAAATCGGATTCATGAAATCAACCCTTACTGCCAGGTAGATTTGTATGAAACCCGCCTGAGTTCTGAGAATGCCCTGCAAATCGCAGAACCCTACGACATTGTGGTAGACGGCACTGACAATTTCCCCACCCGTTATCTGGTGAATGATGCCTGTGTCCTGTTGGGTAAGCCCAACGTCTACGGCTCTATCTACCGCTTTGAAGGGCAGGCAACCGTTTTTAACTATGAAGATGGTCCCAACTATCGCGACCTATACCCCGAACCACCCCCACCTGGACTTGTCCCCTCCTGTGCTGAAGGGGGGGTGTTGGGAATTTTGCCAGGGATTATTGGTGTCATTCAAGCAACAGAAACCATCAAGATCATTCTGGGCAAAGGTACAACACTGAATGGTCGTTTGCTGCTATTCAATGCGCTGGATATGAAGTTCCGAGAGTTAAAATTGCGACCCAATCCAGAACGTCCGGTGATTGACAAACTGATCGATTACGAAACGTTCTGTGGCATCCCCCAGGCAAAAGCGGCTGAAGCCCAACAGCAATCTGATTTGCAGGAAATGACAGTGCAGGAACTGAAGCAACTGCTCGACAGCGGAGATGATGACTTTGTCTTAGTAGATGTGCGGAATCCTAATGAGTATGAAATTGCACGAATTCCTGGGTCTATTCTGATACCGCTCCCCGATATTGAGAATGGTAATGGGGTCGAGAAAGTGAAAGAACTACTGAACGGTCACAAATTGGTAGTGCACTGCAAAATGGGTGGACGCTCGGCAAAAGCATTGGGGATTTTGAAGCAAGCTGGTATTGATGGCATCAATGTGAAGGGTGGAATTGCTGCCTGGAGCAAAGAAGTTGATCCGTCAGTGCCAGAATACTAAACACCATCAAAGCTCTATATTTTGGAATGAAACTTGGAATGAAATTATTCGTAGGGGCGTTTAATAAAACGTCTCTACAATCGCGAATATCAGACTATTCATCCAGTTCCTTTGTTGGTTCAGCGGGAGGTTTAAATCCACGTTCAAAGGCGTAGCGAACGAGTTGTGAGCGATTTTCCAGTTCTAACTTGCTGAGGATGTTGCTAAGGTGAGTTTGTACCGTGCGAGGACTGACGAAGAGGCGATCGCCAATTTGCTTGTTCGTAAATCCTTGCACCACTTCCCAAAACACTTTTTCTTCGGCTGGGGTAAGTGGTAGCGGTTCTGGAGATGTCTGAGTCGGTTTAGTCGAT is a window of Leptolyngbyaceae cyanobacterium JSC-12 DNA encoding:
- a CDS encoding ATP phosphoribosyltransferase, regulatory subunit (IMG reference gene:2510095337~PFAM: tRNA synthetase class II core domain (G, H, P, S and T)~TIGRFAM: ATP phosphoribosyltransferase, regulatory subunit), which translates into the protein MVYQPPVGARDLLPLDVAQKRWIEDRLQQVFHRWGYHRIITSTLERLDTLMAGGAVQRSTVLQLQENEEELGLRPELTASIARTVVTRMAGATHPLRLYYNANVFRRAQENSHNRQQEFYQAGVELLGNGGLLADAEVLLLLVDCLQNLGLNQWSLVLGEAGLTRSLLSAFPEALQSKIRQAIAHLDRVTLETLPLSPDLRNRALFLLDLRGTPTDVLQKVAQLDLNHSQRQSLDNLKSLVDLLQSASTSPTSPLPYSPTLPLILDLSLIQTLDYYTGIVFEVVSQSPTGLQVLGQGGRYDQLLGLYDPQGQTYPGIGFALQIEHLHQVLVPTGQLPPQTPAIDWLVVPETTQAYPHALAYAQKLRAAANPVRVELELGDRTRLEIYDYTRHRRIGSIAWISTQGEAKVEAINPS
- a CDS encoding hypothetical protein (IMG reference gene:2510095338~manually curated), which gives rise to MPHTIVTEICEGVADCVDACPVACIHPGPGKNMQGTDWYWIDFSTCIDCGICLQVCPVAGAIVPEERPDLQKTPQ
- a CDS encoding ABC-type branched-chain amino acid transport system, ATPase component (IMG reference gene:2510095339~PFAM: ABC transporter), which codes for MSDFAPILEVENVFAGYVKDLDILQGVNFRIYPGELVAVIGPNGAGKSTLAKTIFGLLIPHTGKIVFQDENIVGLKSDAIVQRGMCYVPQIANVFRSLTVEENLEMGAFVLDEPIQPLKEEIFSRFPKLAERRKQRAGTLSGGERQMLAMGRALMLKPSLLLLDEPSAALSPILVNSVFEQIREINRSGTAIALVEQNARKALEMADRGYVLEAGKDRFEGRGIDLLNDPKVGELYLGAARTH
- a CDS encoding putative metal-dependent protease of the PAD1/JAB1 superfamily (IMG reference gene:2510095340~PFAM: Mov34/MPN/PAD-1 family), which codes for MSLTLRADHLQVMRSHAEQAYPNECCGFILGILGQHTVKQVVEIRAVENAWDKAAALDLQTCGLDDELPQSKTHRYWVDPQETLAVMREARSRNLDIIGIYHSHPDHPAVPSECDRQLAWRQYSYVIISVQQGAAQELSSWQLSEVHQFQPEAIKLAPSLNQVMSTLPIP
- a CDS encoding dinucleotide-utilizing enzyme possibly involved in molybdopterin or thiamin biosynthesis (IMG reference gene:2510095341~PFAM: MoeZ/MoeB domain; Rhodanese-like domain; ThiF family), with protein sequence MLNPNLDEIQLEKEEYERYSRHLILPEVGLEGQKRLKAASVLCIGTGGLGSPLLLYLAAAGIGRIGIVDFDVVDRSNLQRQVIHGTSWVGKPKIESAKNRIHEINPYCQVDLYETRLSSENALQIAEPYDIVVDGTDNFPTRYLVNDACVLLGKPNVYGSIYRFEGQATVFNYEDGPNYRDLYPEPPPPGLVPSCAEGGVLGILPGIIGVIQATETIKIILGKGTTLNGRLLLFNALDMKFRELKLRPNPERPVIDKLIDYETFCGIPQAKAAEAQQQSDLQEMTVQELKQLLDSGDDDFVLVDVRNPNEYEIARIPGSILIPLPDIENGNGVEKVKELLNGHKLVVHCKMGGRSAKALGILKQAGIDGINVKGGIAAWSKEVDPSVPEY